A DNA window from Chthoniobacterales bacterium contains the following coding sequences:
- a CDS encoding CPBP family intramembrane glutamic endopeptidase codes for MPVVIAFQLFIHRQPLRTLWVRNSPRFHLDALGVLFALLLMISPAYELVTTAARAPLMIKLYLVCSLVGAVGVAFALRHIRAALSGRALWPFGAALLVGTLTFALWAVSHGRSASIPANKLLPFLKIFLGYLVVSFVIEEVAFRGAFDSHVYQPIEGRRHEWLSAVFISALWGIWHLPLVPLHGIAELVVVVPIIVLSHCLDGVFISLCWRRSGTLLLPSVYHSLIDAYRNILNG; via the coding sequence GTGCCTGTGGTGATTGCGTTCCAGCTATTTATCCATCGCCAGCCGCTACGGACGCTTTGGGTTCGCAACTCCCCGAGGTTCCATCTCGACGCGCTTGGCGTCCTCTTTGCTTTGCTCTTGATGATCTCGCCAGCATACGAGTTAGTCACCACTGCGGCCAGGGCACCGTTGATGATCAAGCTTTACTTGGTCTGTTCCTTAGTTGGGGCAGTTGGTGTTGCTTTCGCTTTGAGGCATATCCGAGCGGCGCTTTCCGGCCGGGCTCTCTGGCCTTTCGGGGCAGCTCTTTTGGTCGGCACACTTACGTTTGCGCTGTGGGCGGTCAGCCACGGTCGTTCCGCATCCATCCCTGCAAACAAGCTATTGCCTTTTCTGAAGATCTTTTTGGGCTATCTGGTGGTTTCCTTCGTCATTGAGGAGGTGGCGTTTCGCGGTGCCTTTGACAGCCACGTTTACCAACCCATCGAAGGCAGACGACACGAGTGGTTATCCGCCGTTTTCATTTCGGCGCTTTGGGGGATATGGCATTTGCCGCTCGTGCCTCTGCATGGGATTGCGGAGTTGGTGGTGGTGGTTCCGATCATAGTCCTTAGCCACTGCCTCGACGGCGTTTTTATTTCCCTTTGCTGGCGGCGTAGCGGCACACTACTGCTTCCTTCGGTTTACCATTCCTTGATCGATGCTTACCGAAACATTCTCAACGGGT